In Streptomyces nojiriensis, one genomic interval encodes:
- a CDS encoding GNAT family N-acetyltransferase, with amino-acid sequence MLLTAAVDIDDVVASGAGAETAPGAGGFVLRRFRDGDSVEELTALLHRAYADHAAAGRVFFASYQSPEDTRHRLGKGECWVATWDGVPVGTVTVSAPHSTPSGYPAPEGAGSFWQLAVDPARRGSGLGRRLLALAEARIAALGSDHVVIDTSAQAAELVGWYRRRGYAPIGAWRWDVTNYDSVVLAKDLARRAA; translated from the coding sequence GTGCTGTTGACTGCCGCCGTGGACATCGACGACGTGGTGGCATCGGGAGCAGGGGCGGAAACGGCGCCGGGGGCGGGAGGCTTCGTCCTGCGGCGGTTCCGGGACGGCGACTCCGTGGAGGAGCTGACCGCCCTGCTCCACCGGGCCTACGCGGACCACGCCGCCGCCGGGCGGGTCTTCTTCGCCTCGTACCAGTCGCCCGAGGACACCCGCCACCGGCTGGGCAAGGGCGAGTGCTGGGTCGCGACGTGGGACGGGGTGCCGGTCGGCACGGTCACCGTCTCCGCCCCGCACTCCACGCCCAGCGGCTACCCGGCGCCCGAAGGGGCCGGATCGTTCTGGCAACTGGCGGTGGACCCCGCCCGGCGGGGCAGCGGGCTCGGCCGCCGGCTGCTGGCACTCGCGGAGGCGCGGATCGCCGCCCTCGGCTCGGACCACGTCGTCATCGACACCTCGGCGCAGGCCGCCGAACTCGTCGGCTGGTACCGGCGCCGCGGCTACGCGCCCATCGGCGCGTGGCGGTGGGACGTCACCAACTACGACAGCGTCGTCCTCGCGAAGGACCTGGCACGGCGCGCCGCCTAG
- a CDS encoding e9imm peptide, giving the protein MAEAVMTRESAVAMVQKIVDGDCADDAEIDGALEALDRGLGCPSGYVSDLIYSPDGPESTAAEVVELALAHRPFAL; this is encoded by the coding sequence GTGGCTGAAGCAGTGATGACTCGTGAGTCGGCCGTTGCGATGGTGCAGAAGATCGTGGATGGGGACTGCGCCGATGACGCCGAGATCGACGGCGCGCTGGAGGCGCTGGACAGGGGCCTTGGCTGTCCGAGTGGCTATGTCAGCGACTTGATCTACTCGCCCGACGGGCCGGAGAGTACAGCGGCTGAGGTGGTCGAACTGGCCCTGGCCCACCGACCGTTCGCGCTGTGA
- the pyrF gene encoding orotidine-5'-phosphate decarboxylase: MEPTSRIIVALDFDNRRAADEVVDRLGEECRFYKVGMELLTAAGPDLIEHLIAKGKDVFLDLKLFEIPNSVAGAVRAAGALGVSMVTVHSMGGTGILAAAVAAARDFPHLRVLALTVVTSMTSSDLADIGITGSTSTEEQVLRLARLAEGAGCHGVIASPQEAGPLRAALGAGTLIVTPGVALPGEAPGEHARPGTPRAAVAAGASHVVVGRTVTRAADPAAAFRLVRASLEL; this comes from the coding sequence GTGGAGCCAACCAGTCGGATCATCGTTGCTTTGGATTTTGACAACCGCCGAGCGGCTGACGAAGTCGTCGACCGGCTTGGTGAGGAGTGTCGTTTCTACAAGGTCGGGATGGAGCTGCTCACGGCGGCCGGACCGGACCTGATTGAGCACCTCATAGCCAAGGGCAAGGACGTCTTCCTGGACCTGAAGCTCTTCGAGATCCCGAACTCTGTGGCCGGCGCCGTCCGCGCCGCCGGCGCTCTGGGTGTCTCTATGGTGACCGTCCACAGTATGGGCGGCACCGGCATCCTGGCCGCCGCTGTCGCCGCGGCCCGCGACTTTCCACACCTTCGCGTGCTGGCCCTGACCGTCGTCACCAGCATGACGAGCTCCGATCTCGCCGACATCGGCATCACCGGCTCAACCTCGACCGAGGAGCAGGTGCTGCGGCTGGCCCGGCTGGCGGAAGGCGCCGGTTGCCACGGCGTGATCGCATCGCCGCAGGAAGCCGGGCCACTGCGGGCTGCGCTGGGAGCCGGCACCCTGATCGTCACGCCGGGAGTCGCGCTTCCTGGCGAGGCTCCAGGTGAGCACGCCCGACCCGGCACACCGCGTGCTGCCGTTGCCGCTGGTGCGTCACATGTTGTCGTGGGCCGGACGGTCACCCGTGCCGCGGACCCGGCGGCCGCATTCCGGCTCGTCCGCGCCAGCCTGGAGCTGTGA
- a CDS encoding IucA/IucC family protein: protein MHLSPSPAEEAVAAELAGVRPSLGPSYAAALGGARAAVLTRLWRALAFEPLPWVVGREHGSDGLALLLAGGARLEGPLPDPYATGPYVSELLLDGRPYRQAARLVTALGVPHGEQFAAELDGCTASLALSRAGQPATGDDSAPRATWEWEQRVVDGHPFHPNCRSRPGFSVAEQLAYAPEHRPVVELGLVAVRAEECLVTGDWPAELRDAGRVLVPVHPWQAAHVLKHERVLPGFAAHPLMALRTLAPADGGAHVKTALSARLTSSVRDISVYSIETAAAVSAFAQGLAARLDGRLHITRTLGATTAHSPDLAAVLREPPEVYADAAAGERVLPVAALASFGPARSAAWRAEFARLALSVCLRVLELGVALEAHGQNLLVVLSPTGAPLRLVYRDLADIRISPARLARHGLPVPPLSGRLVTDDVTVLRRKLFGSLLTGALGATAGSAGAFAEALAEVSALPATADTEALLTGPLPTKALTLMRLSPGVPGDQWAELPNPLVGG, encoded by the coding sequence ATGCACCTTTCCCCCTCCCCGGCCGAAGAGGCCGTCGCCGCCGAGCTGGCCGGCGTACGCCCGTCGCTCGGACCCTCGTACGCCGCCGCGCTCGGCGGTGCCCGGGCGGCCGTGCTGACCCGGCTGTGGCGGGCCCTGGCCTTCGAGCCCCTGCCCTGGGTCGTCGGCCGCGAGCACGGGTCCGACGGCCTGGCGCTGCTGCTGGCCGGGGGCGCCCGGCTGGAGGGCCCGCTGCCGGATCCGTACGCGACCGGGCCCTACGTGAGCGAGCTGCTGCTCGACGGCCGGCCCTACCGGCAGGCCGCGCGGCTGGTGACGGCCCTCGGGGTGCCGCACGGGGAGCAGTTCGCCGCCGAGCTGGACGGCTGCACGGCCTCCCTCGCGCTCTCCCGGGCCGGTCAGCCGGCCACCGGGGACGACTCCGCCCCGCGGGCCACCTGGGAATGGGAACAGCGGGTGGTCGACGGGCATCCCTTCCACCCGAACTGCCGTTCCCGGCCCGGCTTCTCGGTGGCCGAGCAGCTGGCGTACGCGCCCGAGCACCGGCCGGTGGTGGAGCTCGGGCTGGTCGCCGTACGGGCCGAGGAATGCCTGGTCACCGGCGACTGGCCGGCGGAGCTGCGGGACGCGGGGCGGGTCCTGGTCCCGGTGCACCCGTGGCAGGCGGCGCACGTCCTCAAGCACGAGCGGGTGCTGCCCGGTTTCGCGGCGCATCCGCTGATGGCCCTGCGCACGCTGGCCCCCGCCGACGGCGGGGCGCACGTGAAGACCGCGCTGAGCGCCCGGCTGACCTCGTCCGTGCGGGACATCTCCGTCTACTCCATCGAGACGGCGGCGGCCGTCTCGGCCTTCGCCCAGGGCCTGGCCGCGCGCCTCGACGGCCGGCTGCACATCACCCGCACGCTGGGCGCCACGACCGCGCACAGTCCGGATCTGGCGGCCGTGCTGCGCGAGCCGCCGGAGGTGTACGCGGACGCCGCCGCCGGTGAGCGGGTGCTGCCGGTGGCGGCCCTCGCGTCCTTCGGCCCGGCGCGTTCGGCGGCCTGGCGCGCCGAGTTCGCCCGGCTCGCGCTCTCGGTGTGCCTGCGGGTGCTGGAGCTCGGGGTGGCTCTGGAGGCGCACGGCCAGAACCTCCTCGTCGTCCTCTCCCCCACCGGCGCCCCGCTGCGGCTGGTCTACCGCGACCTCGCCGACATCCGGATCAGCCCGGCCCGGCTGGCGCGGCACGGCCTGCCGGTGCCGCCCCTGTCGGGCAGGCTGGTGACCGACGACGTGACCGTGCTGCGGCGCAAGCTGTTCGGGTCCTTGCTGACGGGGGCGCTCGGGGCCACGGCGGGCTCGGCCGGGGCCTTCGCCGAGGCACTCGCGGAGGTGTCCGCACTGCCGGCCACCGCGGACACCGAGGCGCTCCTGACCGGGCCGCTGCCCACCAAGGCGCTCACCCTGATGCGGCTGAGTCCCGGGGTTCCGGGCGATCAGTGGGCGGAACTGCCCAATCCGCTGGTCGGGGGGTGA
- a CDS encoding class I SAM-dependent DNA methyltransferase yields MTETSYLSSVRASYDAVAVDYARLLSAELAGKPLDRAMLAAFAEYVRDDAGGGGRAVADLGCGPGRVTAYLDGLGVRAFGVDLSPAMVAVARRTYPGLRFEVASMAALDVADGVLGGVLAWYSTVHTPPSGLPALFAEFTRVLAPGGHLLIAFKAGDERIRLEHAYGHPVDLHVYRTPPELIAGLLAGAGLTEVARVVREAGPGETSPQGFLLARKA; encoded by the coding sequence ATGACAGAGACCTCGTACCTCAGCTCCGTACGGGCGTCCTACGACGCCGTCGCCGTCGACTACGCGCGGCTGCTCAGCGCCGAACTGGCCGGAAAGCCGCTGGACCGGGCCATGTTGGCGGCCTTCGCCGAGTACGTGCGCGACGACGCGGGCGGCGGCGGCCGGGCGGTGGCCGACCTGGGCTGCGGCCCGGGCCGGGTGACGGCGTATCTGGACGGTCTGGGCGTACGGGCCTTCGGTGTCGACCTGTCCCCGGCGATGGTGGCGGTGGCCCGCCGGACGTATCCGGGGCTGCGCTTCGAGGTGGCGTCGATGGCCGCCCTGGACGTGGCCGACGGGGTCCTCGGCGGGGTGCTGGCCTGGTACTCCACCGTGCACACCCCGCCCTCCGGACTTCCCGCGCTGTTCGCGGAGTTCACCCGGGTGCTGGCGCCGGGCGGCCATCTCCTGATCGCCTTCAAGGCCGGCGACGAGCGGATCCGGCTGGAGCACGCGTACGGGCACCCGGTCGACCTCCACGTGTACCGGACCCCGCCCGAGCTGATCGCCGGCCTGCTGGCCGGGGCCGGACTGACCGAGGTGGCCCGGGTGGTCCGCGAGGCGGGCCCCGGTGAGACGTCCCCGCAGGGCTTCCTGCTGGCGCGCAAGGCGTAG
- a CDS encoding SDR family oxidoreductase, producing MIVVMGATGATGNALLHSLLAVGTPVRALTRTPNTPVPGTTGGHQPPVEVRYADATDPHSLHTAFKGADQLFLAMANGPAQVELETRVIDVAAHAGIGHIVKISAPAAEPDSPVAVSRGHHAVEEHLRASGLTRTVLRPYAFMQNLLRLAPGVAQGVVLGTTGDAPCNLIDCRDIGDVAAAALTRPDIAGGTYTLTGPEAVSYPELASRLTALTGRRIRYVGLTPDELRDNLLHHARMPAWLADHVTEIQQLAVTRPETPTTTVSDVLGRPPRTLDAFLHEHRAHFTG from the coding sequence ATGATCGTTGTCATGGGAGCCACCGGAGCGACCGGGAACGCCCTGCTCCACAGCCTCCTCGCCGTCGGCACACCCGTCCGCGCACTGACCCGCACCCCGAACACGCCGGTCCCCGGTACGACCGGCGGGCACCAGCCGCCCGTCGAGGTCCGGTACGCCGACGCCACCGACCCCCACTCGCTGCACACCGCGTTCAAGGGCGCCGACCAGCTCTTCCTCGCCATGGCCAACGGCCCCGCACAGGTCGAGCTCGAAACCCGCGTCATCGACGTCGCCGCCCACGCCGGCATCGGACACATCGTCAAGATCTCCGCACCCGCCGCCGAGCCCGACTCCCCGGTCGCCGTCTCCCGCGGCCACCACGCCGTCGAGGAGCACCTGCGCGCCAGTGGCCTGACCCGCACCGTCCTGCGCCCCTACGCGTTCATGCAGAACCTGCTGCGCCTGGCTCCGGGCGTCGCCCAGGGCGTCGTCCTCGGCACCACGGGCGACGCGCCCTGCAACCTCATCGACTGCCGCGACATCGGCGACGTCGCCGCAGCCGCCCTCACCAGGCCGGACATCGCCGGCGGCACCTACACGCTGACCGGACCCGAAGCCGTCTCCTACCCCGAACTCGCCTCACGGCTGACCGCCCTGACCGGCCGGCGGATCCGCTACGTCGGCCTCACCCCGGACGAACTGCGCGACAACCTCCTCCACCACGCCCGCATGCCCGCCTGGCTCGCCGACCACGTGACGGAGATCCAGCAACTCGCCGTGACCCGTCCCGAAACCCCCACCACCACCGTCAGCGACGTCCTGGGCCGCCCGCCCCGCACCCTCGACGCCTTCCTCCACGAGCACCGCGCCCATTTCACAGGGTGA
- a CDS encoding FAD-binding oxidoreductase, whose amino-acid sequence MSLNRRQVLGSAAAAVLATVGAGARTPDYGALARGIDGRVVLPGDRDYPEARRLFQPRYDAVAPAAVAYPAHAGDVAVCLDFARRSAAPVVPRGGGHSYAGWSTRSAGLVVDTGAMAAVSVDGGEGGEGGGVRIGAGARLGDVHAVLAPHGRSVPTGLCPSVGIAGLTLGGGLGLASRAYGTTADRLTGARVVTPDGIVREVSADRDPELFWALRGGGGGNFGVVTEFRFRTHPVGACAYAELHWSGADSAAVLRGWQRWLSGLPDPFWSQVEFTVGVGAGDGAPPAMRVVCLDGRQELERQLTRLSDLVGGAPRDSWTTVRSHEETVRAMSGCLELSPAQCRLPGTLPGRDPQGRLGRDSYAARSDFWAGGGLPDAAIGAVLDAVRRYGTSVPRGGLGVVQFDGVCGGAVNRVPAGATAFVHRDSAFLAQYLAYWPESATAAEEARHQGWLDGLWQDLRPWASGRAYQNYTDPKLTGWREAYYGPNLARLQEVRRVYDPDRLFRFPQAL is encoded by the coding sequence ATGAGCCTCAATCGCCGCCAGGTCCTCGGCAGCGCGGCCGCGGCCGTCCTCGCCACCGTCGGGGCGGGGGCCCGGACCCCGGACTACGGGGCGCTGGCGCGCGGGATCGACGGGCGCGTGGTGCTCCCCGGGGACCGGGACTACCCGGAGGCCCGCCGGCTGTTCCAGCCCCGGTACGACGCCGTCGCCCCGGCCGCGGTGGCCTATCCCGCGCACGCCGGGGACGTGGCCGTCTGCCTGGACTTCGCCCGCCGCTCGGCCGCGCCCGTGGTCCCGCGCGGCGGCGGGCACAGCTACGCCGGCTGGTCCACGCGATCCGCCGGGCTGGTGGTCGACACCGGGGCCATGGCCGCGGTGTCGGTCGACGGCGGCGAGGGCGGCGAGGGCGGCGGCGTACGGATCGGCGCCGGAGCCCGACTCGGTGACGTGCACGCGGTCCTCGCCCCGCACGGCCGGTCCGTCCCGACCGGGCTGTGCCCCTCCGTCGGGATCGCCGGACTCACCCTCGGCGGCGGCCTGGGCCTGGCCTCGCGGGCGTACGGGACCACCGCGGACCGGCTCACCGGAGCCCGGGTGGTCACTCCCGACGGGATCGTCCGCGAGGTCTCCGCCGACCGGGATCCGGAGCTCTTCTGGGCGCTGCGCGGTGGTGGCGGCGGCAACTTCGGCGTGGTCACCGAGTTCCGCTTCCGCACGCACCCGGTCGGCGCGTGCGCCTACGCCGAACTCCACTGGTCCGGCGCCGACTCCGCGGCCGTGCTGCGCGGCTGGCAGCGCTGGCTGTCCGGGCTGCCGGACCCGTTCTGGAGCCAGGTGGAATTCACCGTCGGGGTGGGCGCCGGGGACGGAGCGCCACCTGCGATGCGGGTCGTGTGCCTCGACGGGCGCCAGGAGCTGGAGCGGCAGTTGACCCGGCTGTCCGACCTGGTCGGCGGGGCACCTCGGGACAGCTGGACCACCGTACGCAGCCACGAGGAAACCGTCCGGGCCATGTCCGGCTGCCTGGAGCTGAGCCCCGCGCAGTGCCGGCTGCCGGGCACCCTGCCGGGCCGGGACCCGCAGGGACGGCTCGGCCGGGACTCCTACGCCGCACGGTCGGACTTCTGGGCGGGCGGCGGGCTGCCGGACGCGGCGATCGGCGCGGTCCTGGACGCAGTACGGCGGTACGGGACGAGCGTGCCCCGGGGCGGCCTGGGCGTGGTCCAGTTCGACGGGGTCTGCGGCGGTGCGGTGAACCGCGTCCCGGCCGGCGCCACCGCCTTCGTACACCGCGACAGCGCCTTCCTCGCCCAGTACCTCGCGTACTGGCCCGAATCCGCGACGGCCGCCGAGGAGGCCCGGCACCAGGGCTGGCTCGACGGGCTCTGGCAGGACCTGCGCCCCTGGGCGAGCGGCCGCGCGTACCAGAACTACACCGACCCGAAGCTCACGGGCTGGCGCGAGGCCTACTACGGCCCGAACCTCGCTCGGCTGCAGGAGGTCCGGCGTGTCTACGACCCGGACCGGCTCTTCCGTTTCCCCCAGGCCCTTTAG
- a CDS encoding cytochrome P450 family protein produces MALVDLSAHTDAFNADPYPFYAALRTAGPVHRLVLGGERTWLVVGHEEARQALTHPGLSKDWLGSELFASTLPVQAVATSMLDTDPPRHTRLRRLVAREFTARRVESLRPRVQQITDGLLDAMAARPDRRADLIASFAVPLPMTVICELLGVPGLDRERFRSWSGEIVAPPDGVGADPRAVAEMTAYLFELVAAKAADPGEDLLSALIRTRDEDGGRLSPDELIGMAFLLLVAGHETTVNLIGNGVRALLAHPGQLAELRADPDGLIDGAVEEMLRYDGPVQHATYRFAATDLELGGVTITAGSSVLVALAAADRDPARFAQPGPDVFDIRRTGPGHLAFGHGIHFCLGAPLARMEGRIALRALLERFPDLAGDPEAGPPDWFPGTLMRGVTRLPLRW; encoded by the coding sequence ATGGCCCTGGTGGATCTCAGCGCGCACACCGACGCGTTCAACGCCGACCCGTACCCCTTCTACGCCGCGCTGCGCACCGCCGGCCCCGTCCACCGGCTGGTGCTCGGCGGCGAACGCACCTGGCTGGTCGTCGGCCACGAGGAGGCCCGGCAGGCCCTCACCCATCCGGGACTGTCGAAGGACTGGCTCGGCTCCGAGCTGTTCGCGAGCACCCTGCCCGTCCAGGCCGTCGCCACCAGCATGCTGGACACGGATCCGCCCCGTCACACCCGGCTGCGCCGCCTGGTGGCCCGGGAGTTCACCGCCCGCCGCGTGGAGTCCCTGCGCCCGCGCGTCCAGCAGATCACCGACGGGCTGCTCGATGCGATGGCGGCCCGGCCCGACCGCCGGGCCGACCTGATCGCGTCCTTCGCCGTACCGCTGCCGATGACCGTCATCTGCGAACTCCTCGGCGTCCCCGGCCTGGACCGGGAGCGCTTCCGCTCCTGGTCGGGCGAGATAGTCGCCCCGCCGGACGGCGTCGGCGCGGACCCCCGGGCCGTGGCGGAGATGACCGCGTACCTCTTCGAACTCGTCGCCGCCAAGGCCGCGGACCCCGGAGAGGACCTGCTCAGCGCGCTGATCCGCACCCGCGACGAGGACGGCGGCCGGCTTTCCCCGGACGAGCTGATCGGGATGGCCTTCCTGCTCCTGGTCGCGGGCCACGAGACCACCGTCAACCTGATCGGCAACGGCGTACGCGCCCTGCTCGCGCACCCCGGCCAGCTCGCCGAGCTGCGCGCCGACCCGGACGGGCTGATCGACGGGGCGGTGGAGGAGATGCTCCGCTACGACGGCCCGGTCCAGCACGCCACGTACCGCTTCGCCGCCACGGACCTGGAGCTGGGCGGCGTCACCATCACGGCCGGCTCCTCCGTCCTCGTGGCGCTCGCCGCGGCGGACCGCGATCCGGCCCGCTTCGCGCAGCCCGGGCCGGACGTCTTCGACATCCGCCGCACCGGCCCGGGCCACCTCGCCTTCGGTCACGGCATCCACTTCTGCCTCGGCGCCCCGCTCGCCCGGATGGAGGGACGCATCGCGCTCCGGGCCCTGCTGGAGCGTTTCCCGGACCTCGCCGGCGACCCGGAGGCGGGCCCGCCCGACTGGTTCCCGGGCACCTTGATGCGGGGCGTGACACGGCTGCCGCTGCGCTGGTGA
- a CDS encoding DUF6234 family protein has translation MTDSLTEPRPRHGRRPWSRRTPLAADLAVGIPLLLLGAGWLALDFMLGHGMEVWAAQGDQDRIEAADLAYMARIQDFLVTVLVVAVIALVFRARWTAMSQLFAASLAGALLVIAQHNWDRDHPGPADTASEGAGSHYRENNGFRIPGDMSPASAQDAQKDADRIEPVLKRLWESGTWDPTSVRAALLDLGFQEERFGPKGEWLGGTLTVRDMGSRFETDHYVTPEGALVGVRVHDDACVTAFVQKTNYQVKTNGPYPEGGCFEPPAGH, from the coding sequence ATGACTGATTCCCTGACCGAGCCCCGACCCCGGCATGGCCGGCGACCCTGGTCACGCCGGACGCCCCTCGCCGCAGACCTGGCCGTCGGTATTCCCCTGTTGCTGCTCGGGGCGGGATGGCTCGCGCTGGACTTCATGCTCGGGCACGGCATGGAGGTCTGGGCCGCTCAGGGAGACCAGGACCGGATCGAGGCGGCGGACCTCGCGTACATGGCGCGGATCCAGGACTTCCTGGTGACCGTGCTCGTGGTCGCGGTCATCGCGCTCGTGTTCCGTGCGCGCTGGACGGCGATGTCGCAGTTGTTCGCCGCCTCCCTGGCGGGCGCGCTGCTGGTGATCGCCCAGCACAACTGGGACCGCGATCACCCCGGCCCGGCGGATACGGCGTCGGAGGGGGCGGGTTCGCACTATCGCGAGAACAACGGCTTCCGCATCCCGGGTGACATGTCGCCCGCGAGCGCGCAGGACGCGCAGAAGGATGCCGACCGCATCGAGCCCGTCCTCAAGCGGCTCTGGGAGAGCGGGACGTGGGATCCGACGAGCGTGCGCGCGGCCCTGCTCGACCTCGGGTTCCAGGAGGAACGGTTCGGGCCGAAGGGTGAGTGGCTCGGCGGAACGCTCACCGTACGGGACATGGGCTCCCGTTTCGAGACGGACCACTACGTCACGCCCGAGGGCGCGTTGGTCGGTGTCCGTGTCCATGACGACGCCTGCGTCACCGCCTTCGTGCAGAAGACCAACTACCAGGTGAAGACCAACGGCCCGTACCCCGAGGGCGGCTGCTTCGAGCCGCCTGCCGGTCACTGA
- a CDS encoding IucA/IucC family protein, with protein MDRMESVDLNAAADAYAAAPLLNCLLREAADPAEGNDAAAGTDVRVHRLRGSGRLLRVRGGRRPERPELRTADGWHPLTHTELAKLVSDELGRFTGVPNDELPVEITDSRDAIAALLAARATAEPPADPYLLSEQSLVMGHPHHPAPKARGGAPAGSWLPYAPEAYARFPLVFLGLREDQTTEEGGPAASAAIDALADALDGPRAPAGYRLLPAHPWQLDLVGERPAVREAFADGRLLRLGTTRRPAWPTASIRTLYVPDAAADLFVKFSLDVRITNDVRRLWRHDLLKLRRTDAAVEAGFAALRRTGAAAAWLPDRGYRTAAFAFEELAVLVRDGLHAHTVPGATPLLAAALAEGYPGSPPAGTTDPVRWWRAYLRQVVPPVLELFARHGIVLEAHLQNTLVAVDADGLPVQALFRDAEGVKLPADLSRADAWQRLVYCLVVNNLTEIAGALSGRYPDVSPLLWPAAREEFLRYDATRGLPEIADLLASATLPGKTNLLLRWTRADGADARYLPLPNPLRC; from the coding sequence ATGGACCGAATGGAATCAGTGGACCTCAACGCCGCCGCCGACGCGTACGCCGCCGCCCCGCTCCTGAACTGCCTGCTCAGAGAGGCGGCCGACCCCGCAGAGGGGAACGACGCGGCCGCGGGAACAGATGTGCGCGTCCACCGGCTGCGCGGCAGCGGACGGCTGCTCCGGGTGCGCGGCGGGCGCCGGCCCGAACGCCCCGAACTGCGCACGGCGGACGGCTGGCACCCGCTCACCCACACCGAACTGGCCAAACTCGTCTCCGACGAACTGGGCCGGTTCACCGGTGTCCCCAACGACGAGCTCCCCGTCGAGATCACCGACAGCCGCGACGCGATCGCCGCGCTGCTGGCCGCCCGGGCCACCGCCGAACCCCCGGCGGACCCGTACCTCCTCTCCGAGCAGTCCCTGGTGATGGGCCACCCCCATCACCCCGCCCCCAAGGCCCGCGGCGGGGCGCCGGCCGGGAGCTGGCTCCCGTACGCGCCCGAGGCCTACGCCCGTTTCCCGCTGGTCTTCCTCGGGCTGCGCGAGGACCAGACCACCGAGGAGGGCGGCCCGGCGGCCTCCGCAGCGATCGACGCCCTCGCCGACGCCCTCGACGGGCCGCGCGCGCCCGCCGGATACCGGCTGCTGCCCGCCCACCCCTGGCAGCTCGACCTGGTCGGCGAGAGGCCCGCGGTGCGCGAGGCCTTCGCCGACGGGCGGCTGCTGCGGCTCGGCACGACGCGGCGGCCGGCCTGGCCTACCGCCTCGATCCGGACCCTGTACGTACCGGACGCGGCGGCCGACCTCTTCGTGAAGTTCAGCCTCGACGTCCGGATCACCAACGACGTGCGCCGGCTGTGGCGCCACGACCTGCTGAAGCTGCGCCGTACCGACGCGGCCGTCGAGGCCGGTTTCGCAGCCCTGCGCCGGACCGGGGCGGCCGCGGCCTGGCTGCCCGACCGCGGCTACCGCACCGCCGCCTTCGCCTTCGAGGAGCTCGCCGTCCTGGTCCGCGACGGCCTGCACGCGCACACCGTGCCCGGGGCCACGCCGCTGCTGGCCGCCGCGCTCGCCGAGGGCTACCCCGGGAGCCCGCCGGCCGGGACCACCGACCCGGTCCGGTGGTGGCGGGCGTATCTGCGCCAGGTCGTGCCGCCGGTGCTGGAACTGTTCGCCCGGCACGGCATCGTGCTGGAGGCCCACCTCCAGAACACCCTGGTCGCCGTCGACGCGGACGGCCTGCCGGTGCAGGCCCTCTTCCGGGACGCGGAGGGGGTCAAGCTGCCGGCGGACCTGTCGCGGGCGGACGCCTGGCAGCGCCTGGTCTACTGCCTGGTCGTCAACAACCTGACGGAGATCGCGGGAGCCCTGTCCGGACGGTACCCGGACGTCTCGCCGCTCCTGTGGCCGGCCGCACGGGAGGAGTTCCTGCGCTACGACGCCACCCGCGGACTCCCCGAGATCGCGGACCTGCTCGCCTCCGCGACCCTGCCCGGCAAGACCAACCTGCTGCTGCGCTGGACCCGGGCGGACGGCGCGGACGCCCGCTACCTCCCCCTGCCGAACCCGCTGCGCTGCTAG